In Candidatus Competibacteraceae bacterium, the following are encoded in one genomic region:
- a CDS encoding DUF533 domain-containing protein, with protein MDALKILSSLLGNNATSSGIGGQFLDQMVGGLMRGGAQPGGNWGGGLGSVLGNMLGGAQSGGAGGLGGLLGGLMGNRAQSGATGGLGDVLGGLMGGAQGGGLGGLLGGLMGGGNRPQSSGVNLGLLGGLAMAAYQMLGKRGETAAQSSLAGLEQMVASGQGVAPAAVTEMQQQALVMIKAMINAAKADGKVDEQEQQNILSKVAGVGAKEAEFLQNELAKPLNLEFLNGIAREMAPDIYLVSLMAINLDTKEEANYMDQLAQTLGLDAQAVNAIHQQMGVAPLYS; from the coding sequence ATGGATGCATTAAAAATCTTGAGTAGTTTGCTGGGCAACAACGCCACTTCCTCTGGGATCGGCGGGCAGTTTCTCGATCAAATGGTCGGCGGTTTAATGAGAGGCGGCGCACAACCTGGCGGAAACTGGGGCGGTGGCTTGGGGAGCGTGTTGGGTAACATGCTCGGCGGCGCGCAAAGCGGCGGAGCGGGCGGCCTGGGTGGCTTGCTCGGCGGCCTGATGGGCAATCGGGCGCAATCCGGCGCCACCGGTGGCCTGGGCGACGTACTCGGCGGCCTGATGGGCGGCGCCCAAGGCGGCGGGCTCGGCGGCCTGCTCGGCGGCCTGATGGGCGGCGGAAACAGACCGCAAAGCAGCGGCGTCAATTTGGGCTTGCTCGGCGGTCTGGCCATGGCGGCCTATCAAATGCTGGGCAAGCGCGGCGAGACCGCGGCGCAATCATCGCTGGCTGGACTGGAACAGATGGTGGCGTCCGGACAAGGTGTTGCCCCGGCGGCCGTCACCGAGATGCAGCAGCAGGCCCTGGTCATGATCAAGGCGATGATCAACGCTGCTAAAGCGGATGGCAAGGTCGACGAACAAGAGCAGCAGAACATCCTCTCCAAAGTGGCGGGCGTCGGTGCGAAGGAAGCAGAATTCCTGCAAAACGAACTGGCCAAACCGCTCAATCTGGAATTCCTCAACGGCATCGCCCGCGAGATGGCGCCGGACATTTATCTGGTGTCGCTGATGGCGATCAATCTCGATACCAAGGAAGAAGCCAACTACATGGACCAACTGGCGCAGACCTTGGGATTGGACGCACAGGCGGTCAACGCGATCCACCAACAAATGGGCGTGGCTCCGCTGTATTCCTGA
- the lysM gene encoding peptidoglycan-binding protein LysM codes for MGLFDFLVNQGKKLFGADDNDPAAKIKQEIETANPGVKNLDVKFKDGQVQLSGDAITPEAMEKAVLMAGNIQGVGSVTADQLKAPAQTGKVEYYTIKSGDTLSSIAKQFLGNASAYNQIFEANREVIRDPDKIFVGQKIRIPLG; via the coding sequence ATGGGACTTTTTGATTTTCTCGTCAACCAAGGTAAAAAGCTGTTCGGCGCTGACGACAACGATCCCGCCGCCAAAATCAAACAGGAAATCGAGACGGCCAATCCCGGCGTCAAGAATCTCGATGTCAAATTCAAAGACGGCCAAGTCCAATTGTCCGGGGACGCGATAACCCCGGAAGCCATGGAAAAGGCGGTCTTGATGGCGGGCAATATTCAAGGGGTTGGCAGCGTCACCGCCGACCAGTTGAAAGCACCGGCGCAAACGGGCAAGGTCGAGTATTACACCATCAAATCAGGTGATACCCTGTCATCCATCGCCAAGCAATTCCTGGGCAACGCCTCGGCGTACAATCAAATTTTCGAAGCGAACCGGGAAGTGATCCGCGATCCCGACAAGATTTTTGTCGGCCAGAAAATCCGCATTCCTTTAGGATGA
- a CDS encoding MBL fold metallo-hydrolase, giving the protein MSELFRYEHGIYAIDSGYIRPLLAAVHLIVENGRVAVVDTASQACQPRVLAALQALGLAPAHVDYVFLTHVHLDHAGGAGALMDTFPNARLIVHPRGARHMADPRKLFAAVQAVYGAEEAQRLYGDPLPIAADRIITAADGYSFDLAGRTLVCLETPGHASHHLCLLDTRSGCLFTGDIFGMSFRELDVGDRPSIIPTTSPTQFDPALMHQSVDRILEQQPPAVYLTHFSRVEEVPRLGGDLHRLIDAHVATAERERDSGPEREARIAAGLWALVETEAIRQGWRLSPDHWRPVLESDIELNAQGLNYWLDHRNG; this is encoded by the coding sequence ATGAGCGAGTTGTTTCGCTACGAGCACGGCATTTACGCCATCGATTCCGGCTATATCCGGCCCCTGCTCGCCGCCGTTCATCTTATCGTCGAGAATGGCCGGGTCGCGGTGGTGGACACCGCCAGTCAAGCGTGCCAGCCGCGCGTCCTGGCGGCGTTGCAGGCGCTGGGTTTGGCACCGGCCCACGTCGATTATGTATTTCTCACCCACGTTCATCTGGATCATGCCGGCGGCGCTGGCGCGCTGATGGACACCTTCCCGAACGCCCGGCTGATCGTCCATCCGCGCGGGGCGCGGCACATGGCCGATCCCAGGAAACTGTTCGCCGCCGTACAGGCGGTGTACGGCGCGGAAGAAGCGCAACGCTTGTACGGCGATCCCCTGCCGATAGCCGCCGACCGCATCATCACCGCCGCCGATGGTTATAGCTTCGACTTGGCCGGCCGCACCTTGGTTTGTTTGGAAACGCCCGGCCACGCCAGCCACCATCTGTGTCTGCTCGACACTCGCAGTGGTTGCCTGTTCACCGGAGACATTTTCGGCATGTCCTTCCGTGAATTGGATGTCGGCGATCGTCCGTCCATCATCCCGACCACCTCGCCGACGCAATTCGATCCGGCGCTCATGCATCAATCGGTGGATCGAATTTTGGAGCAACAGCCGCCGGCGGTTTATCTGACTCACTTCTCCCGTGTTGAGGAGGTCCCGCGTCTGGGCGGCGACCTGCATCGCTTGATCGACGCCCATGTGGCGACCGCCGAGCGCGAGCGCGACAGCGGCCCGGAGCGCGAGGCGCGAATAGCGGCCGGTCTGTGGGCGCTCGTCGAGACCGAAGCGATCCGGCAAGGCTGGCGGCTGTCGCCCGATCACTGGCGGCCAGTGCTTGAATCGGATATCGAACTCAACGCCCAGGGGTTAAATTACTGGCTCGATCATCGGAATGGTTAA
- a CDS encoding cytochrome C: MIEKLINKFFFVIVGAIAAIASVSVHAATALEQLGRSIFFDRNLSLNRNQACVSCHVPAMGWSGPNAAFNAAGAAHQGSIVGRFGTRKPPSAAYATFSPFFHLRFNEFVGGNFWDGRATGEKLGDPTADQAQKPFLNPVEQALPDSACVVYRVCNADGYSGQFQQVWGSYSCAIGWPHDIERACATEGATVRLSLFDRMTSDRVYGLIAQSIAAFEGSSEANAFSSKLDQSLQGNVILTAQEQRGFELFKGEARCARCHEASGGKPLFTDFTFENLGVPKNPANPAYNANPHFVDLGLGGFLETKLWYWFLGRANYGKHKIPTLRNVDKRPNPGFVKAYTHNGFFKSLKGIVHFYNTRDIKDHCPDGYTEAQALTEDCWPAPEVAANVNNNDLGNLGLSDEDEDAIVAFLQTLSDGFDPNAH, translated from the coding sequence ATGATAGAAAAATTAATCAATAAGTTCTTTTTTGTGATAGTAGGGGCCATAGCTGCGATAGCTTCTGTATCAGTTCACGCAGCTACCGCTCTGGAGCAACTTGGGCGGTCGATCTTTTTTGATCGAAACCTATCCCTCAACCGCAACCAGGCTTGCGTGAGCTGCCATGTGCCGGCGATGGGTTGGAGCGGGCCCAACGCCGCCTTCAACGCGGCGGGCGCCGCCCATCAAGGCTCGATAGTTGGCCGGTTTGGAACTCGCAAGCCCCCCAGTGCGGCTTACGCGACATTCAGCCCGTTTTTTCATTTAAGGTTTAACGAATTCGTGGGCGGCAACTTCTGGGACGGCCGGGCGACCGGCGAGAAGCTGGGTGACCCGACCGCCGATCAAGCTCAAAAGCCTTTTCTGAATCCAGTCGAACAGGCGTTGCCGGATTCCGCGTGCGTGGTGTATCGGGTTTGCAATGCGGACGGTTATTCGGGCCAATTCCAACAGGTTTGGGGCTCGTATTCCTGCGCGATCGGCTGGCCTCACGACATCGAGCGCGCCTGCGCCACGGAAGGGGCGACCGTCAGGCTTTCCCTGTTCGATAGGATGACATCAGATCGGGTTTACGGCTTGATCGCGCAAAGCATCGCCGCGTTCGAAGGCTCGTCCGAAGCGAACGCTTTCAGCTCGAAGCTCGATCAGAGCCTGCAAGGCAACGTCATTCTGACGGCTCAGGAGCAGAGGGGGTTCGAGCTGTTCAAAGGTGAGGCGCGTTGCGCCCGTTGCCACGAGGCCAGCGGCGGCAAACCGCTGTTTACCGATTTCACCTTCGAGAATTTGGGGGTGCCTAAAAACCCCGCCAATCCGGCTTACAACGCCAATCCGCACTTTGTCGATTTAGGTTTGGGCGGTTTTCTGGAGACCAAGCTTTGGTATTGGTTTCTCGGGCGGGCCAATTACGGCAAGCACAAGATTCCCACGCTGCGCAACGTCGACAAACGGCCGAATCCAGGTTTCGTCAAGGCGTATACCCACAACGGCTTTTTCAAGAGCCTGAAGGGGATCGTGCATTTCTATAACACGCGAGACATCAAGGACCATTGCCCTGATGGTTATACCGAAGCCCAAGCGTTAACCGAGGATTGTTGGCCCGCGCCGGAGGTGGCGGCGAACGTCAATAACAACGATCTGGGCAATCTCGGTCTGTCGGACGAGGATGAAGACGCCATCGTCGCCTTCTTGCAAACTCTCTCCGACGGCTTTGATCCCAACGCGCACTAG